One genomic segment of Salinigranum rubrum includes these proteins:
- a CDS encoding ATP-binding cassette domain-containing protein — protein sequence MTTEPSNPRIEVEHVKKRFGTVEALSDVSLTLEDNEVLGLVGDNGAGKSTFIKTLVGIHQPDEGEIRFNGEPVTIDGPKHARTLGIGTVYQDLALVDELSVAENLFLGRMPVKKLGGVVSVVDKEYMKQEAERILSEHLNIHVDPDTPVEYLSGGERQAVAIGRALVTDPDIVLLDEPTSALSKAAVEHVEELVKQLRASGHSVILIDHNLEEVLSMTDRVAVLFQGRVVDVVDAESVTRDDVVSMMVSGRSAHEDGDDEPLGRQSDATSSSSSTA from the coding sequence ATGACCACCGAACCTTCCAATCCCCGAATCGAGGTAGAACACGTCAAGAAGCGCTTTGGCACCGTGGAAGCCCTCTCGGACGTCTCGCTCACGCTCGAAGACAACGAAGTCCTCGGGCTCGTCGGCGACAACGGTGCCGGTAAGTCGACGTTCATCAAGACGCTCGTCGGTATCCACCAGCCCGACGAAGGGGAGATTCGGTTCAACGGTGAGCCGGTCACCATCGACGGCCCGAAACACGCCCGGACGCTCGGAATCGGGACCGTGTACCAGGACCTCGCGCTCGTCGACGAACTCTCCGTCGCGGAGAACCTGTTCCTCGGCCGGATGCCGGTCAAGAAACTGGGAGGGGTCGTCTCGGTCGTCGACAAGGAGTACATGAAGCAAGAGGCCGAGCGCATCCTGAGCGAGCACCTCAACATCCACGTCGACCCCGACACGCCGGTCGAATACCTCTCGGGCGGGGAGCGACAGGCCGTCGCCATCGGACGTGCCCTCGTCACCGACCCCGACATCGTCCTCCTCGACGAACCGACGTCCGCGCTCTCGAAGGCGGCCGTCGAACACGTCGAAGAACTCGTCAAGCAGTTGCGCGCCAGCGGTCACTCGGTCATCCTGATCGATCACAACCTCGAAGAGGTGCTGTCGATGACCGACCGCGTCGCCGTGCTGTTTCAGGGACGGGTCGTCGACGTTGTCGACGCCGAGAGCGTCACGCGCGACGATGTCGTCAGCATGATGGTCTCCGGGCGGTCCGCACACGAGGACGGAGACGACGAACCGCTCGGTCGCCAGTCAGACGCCACCTCGTCGAGTTCGTCCACGGCCTGA